The following proteins are encoded in a genomic region of Oncorhynchus keta strain PuntledgeMale-10-30-2019 chromosome 35, Oket_V2, whole genome shotgun sequence:
- the LOC118368243 gene encoding protein RD3-like isoform X2, translated as MPLFSWMKWLRAEGEQAQDEGTSAKSTGVLPSCTLIRELLWHVEERERLAREVEREHRLAHNTVGYPHWLQSYPRLRTLIPASERHQLERLCAQIQPIQTATVLSRFREVLASNNILPWELVYVFKQVLRDFLNKEEGEEEEEHLPQPALLGPMEEWTNRYQMKQGFVTPTVPDCGEPLREEIPTISGYVDRTMRGSSPFTAHRDWDLPYYYHHPVPHKSPEAYSTML; from the exons ATGCCCCTATTCAGCTGGATGAAATGGTTGCGTGCTGAAGGAGAACAGGCTCAAGATGAGGGGACGTCTGCTAAGTCCACAGGGGTATTACCCAGCTGCACATTGATCAGGGAGCTGCTGTGGCACGTGGAGGAGAGGGAGCGCCTGGCACGGGAGGTGGAGCGGGAACACAGGTTGGCCCACAACACCGTGGGATACCCCCACTGGCTTCAGAGCTACCCAAGGTTACGTACGCTGATCCCCGCATCGGAGCGTCACCAGTTGGAGCGTTTGTGTGCCCAGATCCAGCCCATACAGACCGCCACGGTGCTCTCCAG GTTCCGAGAGGTACTGGCCAGCAACAACATCCTGCCCTGGGAGCTGGTGTACGTCTTCAAGCAGGTGCTGAGAGACTTCCTCAACAAAGAGgaaggggaagaagaggaggagcacCTGCCACAGCCAGCACTGCTTGGGCCAATGGAGGAATGGACCAACCGATACCAAATGAAGCAGGGCTTTGTCACACCCACCGTGCCGGACTGTGGTGAGCCCCTGAGAGAGGAGATCCCAACCATCTCTGGATATGTGGACCGTACTATGAGAGGCTCTAGTCCTTTCACTGCCCATAGGGACTGGGACCTtccctactactaccatcacccagTGCCACACAAATCCCCAGAGGCCTACAGCACCATGCTgtga
- the rtn1a gene encoding reticulon-1a isoform X2, producing the protein MQATADGIKKECSWSSWKGQAIDLLYWRNVKQSGAVFGSVLLLLFSLTQFSVVSVGAYLTLAALSASISFRIYKSVLQAVQKTDEGHPFKSYLEVEISLSQDQIGKYADKALLYANTCMKELRRLFLVQDLIDSLKFAVLMWLLTYVGALFNGLTLLILAVVSMFSMPIVYEKNQAQIDQYVGLIRTQVNSVVGKIQAKIPGAKRKEE; encoded by the exons CCATTGACCTGCTCTACTGGAGGAACGTGAAGCAGTCTGGAGCTGTGTTTGGCAGTGTGCTCCTGCTGCTCTTCTCTCTGACCCAGTTCAGTGTGGTCAGTGTGGGAGCCTACTTAACCCTGGCCGCCCTCTCTGCCAGCATCAGCTTCAGGATCTACAAGTCTGTGCTTCAGGCCGTGCAGAAGACCGATGAAGGGCACCCATTCAA ATCTTATCTGGAGGTGGAGATCTCTCTGTCCCAGGATCAGATCGGTAAATATGCTGACAAGGCTCTGCTCTACGCCAACACCTGTATGAAGGAGCTCCGTAGGCTGTTCCTGGTCCAGGACCTCATCGACTCACTGAAG TTTGCTGTCCTGATGTGGCTGCTGACCTATGTGGGCGCTCTCTTCAATGGCCTGACTCTGCTTATTCTTG CCGTGGTGTCCATGTTCAGCATGCCCATTGTCTATGAGAAAAACCAG gCACAGATTGACCAATATGTGGGACTAATACGGACCCAAGTGAACTCTGTGGTGGGGAA GATTCAGGCGAAGATCCCCGGGGCCAAGCGAAAGGAAGAGTAG
- the rtn1a gene encoding reticulon-1a isoform X3 — MGAAAIDLLYWRNVKQSGAVFGSVLLLLFSLTQFSVVSVGAYLTLAALSASISFRIYKSVLQAVQKTDEGHPFKSYLEVEISLSQDQIGKYADKALLYANTCMKELRRLFLVQDLIDSLKFAVLMWLLTYVGALFNGLTLLILAVVSMFSMPIVYEKNQAQIDQYVGLIRTQVNSVVGKIQAKIPGAKRKEE; from the exons CCATTGACCTGCTCTACTGGAGGAACGTGAAGCAGTCTGGAGCTGTGTTTGGCAGTGTGCTCCTGCTGCTCTTCTCTCTGACCCAGTTCAGTGTGGTCAGTGTGGGAGCCTACTTAACCCTGGCCGCCCTCTCTGCCAGCATCAGCTTCAGGATCTACAAGTCTGTGCTTCAGGCCGTGCAGAAGACCGATGAAGGGCACCCATTCAA ATCTTATCTGGAGGTGGAGATCTCTCTGTCCCAGGATCAGATCGGTAAATATGCTGACAAGGCTCTGCTCTACGCCAACACCTGTATGAAGGAGCTCCGTAGGCTGTTCCTGGTCCAGGACCTCATCGACTCACTGAAG TTTGCTGTCCTGATGTGGCTGCTGACCTATGTGGGCGCTCTCTTCAATGGCCTGACTCTGCTTATTCTTG CCGTGGTGTCCATGTTCAGCATGCCCATTGTCTATGAGAAAAACCAG gCACAGATTGACCAATATGTGGGACTAATACGGACCCAAGTGAACTCTGTGGTGGGGAA GATTCAGGCGAAGATCCCCGGGGCCAAGCGAAAGGAAGAGTAG
- the LOC118369080 gene encoding LOW QUALITY PROTEIN: ATP-dependent RNA helicase TDRD9-like (The sequence of the model RefSeq protein was modified relative to this genomic sequence to represent the inferred CDS: inserted 2 bases in 1 codon; substituted 1 base at 1 genomic stop codon), with protein MNKAITAEHVTEWFTLGTQFANIIILITDEPPKKVNSEESSRQSKLHGLAQPRNERSGGDDREDDPAKAPQQQVSPKSEHGGMRNKTGKPDFSASAPPPPLASYDYPSLPITKNRQELISLIENNSVVIIRGATGSGKTTQLPQFILDYYSEKNAPCNLVVTQPRKIGASSVARVRKCTLGSLVGYQVGLEKMATEHTRLIYMTTGXLLQKLVGAKSLTEYSHIFIDEVHERTEELDFLLLVVRKLLHSNSRYIKVILMSATINCREFAEYFGTPIRSQMNPAYVFEVEGAPYAIDKFYLDDLCSLIPHRTNLTLSVDTHHLDEPYITVEMYNVAVSLIQSFDELEAKDQSSTEREGRLSLPDRGSVLVFLPGLGEIHYMQEALSKLVRKRLQVYPLHSSVTLEEQNGAFLVPVPVYRKIILSTNIAESSVTVPDVKYVIDFCLARHMVCDKETSYQSLRLTWASKTNCNQRRGRAGRVSKGYCYRLVTKEFWSNEIPDYVVPEFVHAPLANIMLKVKLLDMGDPRSLLSTALSPPNLNDIERTVLQLRVSYMGALSLGNNGQGQKRFDGELTFLGRMLANLPVDLHLGKMIVLGHVFGCLEECLIIAASLSLKSFFAMPSLQQLAGYRSKLSFAHGVPSDSIAFVNAFKAWHTSRNKGELRHPKDELEWGKENCIQIREVAELYEDLKKRTSQFNMHVIENPLPMDYSSLHKQRFILQVVIAGAYYPNYFAQGEMDEELASKDLSGHDPKTTVLVRNLLPYSFLYYKQLQSLFYFYFTFYFTRQCGQVKSIAFDGSRGHVEFYRMTTWGSGVLPEVSLALLLAHQRHPLDLFVHPSDEVESHAGSRTVCHMRYARVNVDFQDNSVYPVGVLSSTIDPDELPSNPVFVVNITEVVEVGHFWGFQAGEASMEKRRYLTAEINSRELCPVPVSLYPNLLCLAPFSEGDEQGLYYCAKILHVRGSSVEVFFLDYGNTTLVSCSCLRELPADIMAHPLQAQEFRISGMHPXAQSMILGDQWSSRARNRFITLVNGLSLIVSLFSILHGVMHVELLINTDTVTSSVADIMIQEGHAIKTEESFEPKQSHEVLMSLYKDLQDGTFTPNATSSSWKTNKEKEKQLIDSLLQSFSKTSRSFLKSKVPVHGPSSPHKVYFHSFCNVSHYRSVRIEKDSINLVVLNDSPQDSHQRMLVAGGVSVSATVPDSRRGGACILLKESTLMPHIHGLPVLITMLFSPVIELRTNEERTSYTGALCGLGWNVHSQEAVLPEHDTELAFDVKFDVKDITEINALRGAINRLVCEGPNGPLYLGPDRINSLQEDCRERLVRLFTKSPPREDLVPVYYEEPNKWNQVDPSQKMEIVQKEDGKNKGVLFQLHPVTLLNM; from the exons ATGAACAAAGCAATAACTGCAGAACACGTAACAGAATGGTTTACATTGGGCACCCAATTTGCTAACATTATTATATTAATCACAGATGAACCTCCAAAAAAAGTAAATTCGGAGGAGTCATCAAGACAGAGTAAACTGCATG GACTGGCCCAGCCACGGAatgagaggagtgggggagatgACAGGGAGGACGA CCCTGCAAAAGCTCCCCAACAGCAGGTCAGCCCAAAGAGTGAACATGGGGGAATGAGGAACAAGACAGGAAAGCCTGACTTTTCTGCAA GTGCGCCTCCACCCCCATTGGCCAGTTATGACTACCCCAGCTTGCCCATCACAAAGAATAGACAGGAG CTCATCTCTCTGATCGAGAACAACTCTGTGGTGATCATTCGTGGAGCCACAGGCAGTGGGAAGACTACCCAGCTGCCTCAGTTCATCCTGGACTACTACAGCGAGAAGAATGCCCCCTGTAACCTCGTGGTTACCCAGCCTCGCAAAATAGGCGCCAGCAGCGTTGCCAGAGTACGCAAGTGCACCCTGGGTAGTCTGGTGGGATACCAG GTGGGCCTAGAGAAGATGGCCACTGAACACACCAGACTCATCTACATGACCACGGG GCTGCTGCAAAAACTGGTCGGTGCCAAGAGCCTGACTGAGTACTCCCACATCTTCATAGATGAG GTCCATGAGCGGACGGAGGAGTTGGACTTTCTCCTGTTGGTTGTGAGGAAGCTCCTCCATTCCAACTCTCGTTACATCAAG GTCATCCTCATGTCAGCCACCATCAATTGCAGGGAGTTTGCAGAGTACTTTGGCACGCCTATCCGCAGCCAGATGAACCCAGCCTATGTGTTTGAGGTGGAGGGGGCTCCCTACGCCATTGACAAGTTCTACCTGGATGACCTCTGCAGCCTGATTCCTCACAGG ACTAACCTAACACTGTCTGTGGATACCCACCATCTAGATGAACCTTACATCACTGTGGAGATGTACAATGTGGCTGTCAGCCTTATCCAGAGTTTTGATGAGCTAGAGGCCAAAGATCAGAG CAGCACTGAGCGGGAGGGACGCCTGTCTCTGCCAGACCGGGGCAGTGTGCTGGTGTTCCTTCCTGGTCTGGGTGAGATCCACTACATGCAAGAGGCCTTGTCGAAGCTGGTGCGCAAGAG ACTGCAGGTGtaccctctccactcctctgtcACTCTGGAGGAGCAAAATGGTGCGTTTCTGGTGCCTGTCCCAGTGTACAGGAAG aTCATCCTCTCCACCAACATTGCAGAGAGCTCTGTTACAGTCCCAGATGTCAAATATG TGATTGATTTCTGTCTGGCGCGTCACATGGTCTGTGACAAAGAGACCAGTTACCAGTCCCTCCGCCTCACCTGGGCCTCCAAGACCAACTGCAACCAGCGCAGAG gcaGGGCTGGGCGAGTGTCTAAGGGCTACTGTTACCGGCTGGTGACCAAGGAGTTCTGGAGCAATGAGATCCCAGACTATGTGGTTCCTGAGTTTGTG CATGCCCCCCTGGCCAACATCATGCTCAAGGTGAAGCTACTGGACATGGGGGACCCccgctccctcctctccactgccctctCACCCCCCAACCTCAACGACATCGAGAGGACTGTGCTTCAGCTCAGAG TCAGTTAT ATGGGCGCACTGTCCCTGGGGAACAATGGGCAGGGCCAGAAGCGTTTTGATGGCGAGCTGACGTTCCTGGGTCGGATGCTGGCTAACCTGCCTGTGGACCTGCACCTGGGGAAGATGATCGTACTCGGACACGTCTTTGGCTGTCTGGAGGAGTGCCTCATCATAG ctgccTCCCTGTCTCTGAAGAGCTTCTTTGCCATGCCCTCTCTACAACAGCTGGCAGGCTACAG GAGCAAGCTGTCCTTTGCACACGGTGTGCCGAGCGATTCCATTGCTTTTGTCAACGCATTCAAGGCTTGGCACACGTCCAGAAACAAGGGAGAGTTGAGGCACCCAAAA GATGAGCTGGAGTGGGGCAAGGAGAACTGCATCCAGATCAGAGAG GTGGCCGAGCTCTATGAGGACCTGAAGAAGAGGACGTCCCAGTTCAACATGCATGTGATTGAGAACCCATTGCCCATGGACTACTCCAGCCTCCACAAGCAGAGATTCATCTTGCAG GTGGTTATCGCTGGTGCCTACTACCCCAACTACTTTGCCCAAGGGGAAATGGATGAAGAGCTGGCCTCCAAAGACCTGTCCGGCCATGATCCCAAAACAACAGTGCTT GTGAGGAACCTGCTCCCCTATAGTTTCCTGTACTATAAGCAGCTGCAGTccctgttttatttttattttaccttttattttactaggcaa TGTGGCCAGGTAAAGTCCATAGCCTTTGATGGATCCCG GGGGCATGTGGAGTTCTACCGGATGACTACCTGGGGGTCGGGGGTGCTCCCTGAGGTGTCACTGGCCCTCCTCCTGGCCCACCAGAGGCATCCTCTGGACCTGTTTGTGCACCCCAGTGACGAAGTGGAGTCCCACGCTGGGAGCAGGACCGTCTGCCACATGAGATACGCTCG TGTGAATGTGGACTTCCAGGACAACTCGGTCTACCCAGTGGGGGTGCTGAGCAGTACCATCGACCCAGACGAGCTGCCTTCCAACCCCGTCTTCGTGGTCAACATTACAGAA GTGGTGGAGGTGGGCCACTTCTGGGGCTTCCAGGCTGGCGAGGCTAGCATGGAGAAGCGGCGCTATCTGACAGCTGAGATTAATTCTCGTGAGCTGTGTCCAgttcctgtctccctctaccccaACCTACTGTGCCTGGCACCTTTCTCTGAGGGCGACGAGCAGGGCCTCTACTACTGTGCCAAGATCCTGCACGTCCGCGGCAGCTCTGTGGAG GTGTTCTTTTTGGACTACGGAAACACCACCCTGGTGTCATGCAGCTGTCTGAGGGAGCTACCTGCTGATATCATGGCCCACCCATTGCAG GCCCAGGAGTTTCGTATCTCGGGGATGCATCCATGAGCCCAGTCCATGATCCTGGGGGACCAGTGGAGCAGCCGCGCCCGCAACCGCTTCATAACACTGGTGAACGGCCTCTCACTCATTGTCTCCCTGTTCTCTATCCTGCACGGCGTCATGCACGTGGAGCTGCTCATCAACACCGACACGGTCACCTCTAGTGTGGCTGATATCATGATACAGGAGGGACACGCCATTAAGACCGAAGAGAGCTTTGAGCCCAAG CAGAGCCACGAGGTGCTGATGTCTCTGTATAAAGACTTGCAGGATGGAACCTTCACCCCAAACGCTACCAGCAGCTCCTGGAAGACCAACAAGGAGAAAGAGAAGCAGCTCATCGACAGCCTGCTCCAGTCCTTCTCAAAGACCAGCCGGTCCTTTCTGAAGAGCAAG GTTCCTGTGCATGGCCCATCCAGCCCTCACAAAGTCTACTTCCACAGCTTTTGCAATGTCAGCCACTACAG GTCGGTGCGCATAGAAAAGGACAGCATCAACTTAGTGGTGTTGAATGACAGTCCTCAGGACAGCCATCAGAGGATGCTGGTGGCCGGAGGAGTGTCTGTCAGTGCCACGG tccctgattcgaGGAGGGGGGGCGCATGCATTCTACTGAAGGAGTCTACGCTGATGCCTCACATCCACGGCCTGCCTGTTCTCATCACCATGCTCTTCAGCCCTGTCATAGAGCTACG CACCAACGAGGAGAGGACCAGCTACACTGGTGCCCTCTGTGGTCTGGGGTGGAACGTCCATTCTCAGGAGGCTGTCCTGCCTGAACATGACACAGAGCTCGCCTTTGATGTCAAATTCGATGTGAAGGACATCACAGAG ATCAATGCTTTGCGTGGTGCCATCAACCGTCTGGTGTGTGAGGGGCCCAACGGTCCTCTGTACCTGGGGCCTGACAGGATCAACAGCCTGCAGGAGGACTGCCGCGAACGCCTCGTCAGGTTATTTACTAAGTCACCCCCTCGGGAAGACCTTGTTCCTGTGTACTATGAGGAACCAAATAAATGGAACCAG GTGGATCCCAGTCAGAAGATGGAGATTGTCCAGAAGGAAGATGGAAAGAACAAAGGGGTCCTGTTCCAGCTACACCCCGTCACACTGCTCAACATGTGA
- the LOC118368243 gene encoding protein RD3-like isoform X1, giving the protein MDTESWRCYSVLISAYDWLSLKHPHCSIQDWMKWLRAEGEQAQDEGTSAKSTGVLPSCTLIRELLWHVEERERLAREVEREHRLAHNTVGYPHWLQSYPRLRTLIPASERHQLERLCAQIQPIQTATVLSRFREVLASNNILPWELVYVFKQVLRDFLNKEEGEEEEEHLPQPALLGPMEEWTNRYQMKQGFVTPTVPDCGEPLREEIPTISGYVDRTMRGSSPFTAHRDWDLPYYYHHPVPHKSPEAYSTML; this is encoded by the exons ATGGATACAGAGTCCTGGAGATGCTACTCTGTGTTGATCTCTGCCTACGACTGGCTCTCCCTCAAGCATCCTCACTGCAGCATTCAAGA CTGGATGAAATGGTTGCGTGCTGAAGGAGAACAGGCTCAAGATGAGGGGACGTCTGCTAAGTCCACAGGGGTATTACCCAGCTGCACATTGATCAGGGAGCTGCTGTGGCACGTGGAGGAGAGGGAGCGCCTGGCACGGGAGGTGGAGCGGGAACACAGGTTGGCCCACAACACCGTGGGATACCCCCACTGGCTTCAGAGCTACCCAAGGTTACGTACGCTGATCCCCGCATCGGAGCGTCACCAGTTGGAGCGTTTGTGTGCCCAGATCCAGCCCATACAGACCGCCACGGTGCTCTCCAG GTTCCGAGAGGTACTGGCCAGCAACAACATCCTGCCCTGGGAGCTGGTGTACGTCTTCAAGCAGGTGCTGAGAGACTTCCTCAACAAAGAGgaaggggaagaagaggaggagcacCTGCCACAGCCAGCACTGCTTGGGCCAATGGAGGAATGGACCAACCGATACCAAATGAAGCAGGGCTTTGTCACACCCACCGTGCCGGACTGTGGTGAGCCCCTGAGAGAGGAGATCCCAACCATCTCTGGATATGTGGACCGTACTATGAGAGGCTCTAGTCCTTTCACTGCCCATAGGGACTGGGACCTtccctactactaccatcacccagTGCCACACAAATCCCCAGAGGCCTACAGCACCATGCTgtga